ACAGAAAAAGTTTATTCCATGGTCCCTGTAATTGGAAAAACACTGGTTCCCAAGTTTCCATGGGGTTTTCCCTGCAGCTGTACTAGCTGGGATCGAGTGCCTGGTCTGGGCTAATTATACTTCTCCCCGTCAGGAAATTGTGGGAtttgaaaagaagggaagaacCTAGAGGTCTCCCAAGCTCTCCAGGGCTGGCAGCGTTCTCCAGGCTTGCCAGACCTGAGGCTTGGCACCAGATGCAGGGTTTGCCCTGGCTCTCTTGGGGTTCCCCTGATCTGGCTAGATTGGACACTCCCTAAATGAGCCAGCTGTGTTAGCAGCGGGATGGAAACAGACTGAAACTGTGTGGAGCCTTCTTCAGAATGTGAGGTACTCCATAAGGCATCTCAGTCAACACTAACCGCCACTGTCAAACTCAAATAAAGTGTCTGAACAAGGCTCTCTGGACAGAGTCTCATGAGCCACGTCATCTCAGGAGACAGTGTGAGTCCGGGGCAGCTGCTGGCTTCCCTGACCACACAGCGGGATGAGGCAGGACACCATCTCTCGTGTGGACCAGAGCACTGGCCTGCCAGGTCCTTCTGTGGTTCACTAGCCTGGGCATTAGGTTCATGCTAGCATGAGGTGTGCATTCATTCCTCAAACCTTGTTAGCCCGTGTTTCCAGGTGTCACCTGCTGCCAAGGTCTGGCAAACAGCAGTCACAGCCAAGTTTCAATCATTTAATACCTTTTAATGAAACACAGCTTTGTCATGTGTCTCACTCAAGCTTCAGAGGAGGCGGCATTAGGGAAAGGATTGTTTATAGAGACATATCAAAGACTCAAAGTAAGgaaatatatatttctctcttctAACATTTTTATGCAAATTAAAAATCAGAGGCTTTTGGTCTCTCCATTTGCACAAAGTCAAGCTCATTTACCCCAGAGGACAGAGAGATTGTCTCTCGTAGACTCCTTCCTTCTTTGTACTCTGGCCCACCCGATAGGGAAACACAGAGCAGAACCCAAAGCCAGGGCAAGAGCTCTGGTGACCCTGGAGAGGGAGACAAGGCAGCCGCTTCCCCGCCCCCGACAGCTCCCAGACTACTGCCAGGGCCTGGTTTCCAGGGCTTCTGACCAGACCTGCATCCTGGGGCAGAAGAGTGCTGACTTTGATTGTCCtccctcccagcagcagctccccATCACACTGGaccagggaaagacagagaacagaCAAGCAGCCCTAACAGGAGGGCTGAGGGGGCCTGGCCTCTACCCCAGCAAGGTCAGTAATGGGGTAGCGTTCTGCTCCCCCATTACTTGGTAGTGGAGAAGCTGCTGGCAGGCAAGCTCTCTTGCCAGGCTCAAAGGGTGGCCCTGACTGAAGGAGGCACAGCCATGGAGTCTCCAGGAACTCCAGCTCACCTGGAGGTGGTACAAGCTGAAAACAAGTCATGAGATTCTGGGAAGAGAAATTAGTATAGCGGAGGCTACTTTCTGGGGACAGCCACCTGCCTGCTGGAAAGATCACGGCTTATCCCCTCTTCGAGAGAAGAGCCTGGGGTACTAACATAAGCCTTTGGCCCCCCATCCTGGCCACAGACCCTCTGCTCCCTCCACCTGGCAGAAAGGTAGCACAGAAAGGACATGCACCGGAGAGTGGGGACAGACAGGTCAGAGAAAGAGTCTGAGGAATAGGTCTGGGCCCACTGCCCAGGGAGTCCCTGCCAGACTCATTTCCTGCCAAGCCGAAATGGACACAGCCCATGAGCTCCTGGCTCTGAGGCTGTGCCCATCCACCCAAACACAATCAAGTGTCACAGGACAGGTAACCACCATGCCAACATCCCAGATGGCTCCCTACTCTctctggtttttggtttcttaGTGTAGTGCCCACAGGCgtcctctggcttctctctcctcaccaTGAGTCCCCTAGAAGGAGCACCTGACAGAACTGGAAGGCAGGAGAGTGGTTGGTGGTGAGTTGAGGCACAGGAAGGGTAGCCTCGACTCTACCTTTTGTGCTTTGGAATTCCACAGCCCCACTCCTGCCAGCAGCCTGGGGAGCCTGTGGGCATGAGAAACTTGCCCATCCCCGAGAACTAAGGAAAGGAGTGGACTGGATTGGCAGAGTGGGCAGACTGGTCCCAGCTGGGGGCTGGCTACCAAGCACTGGCGCTACCATGTAAACAGGCTCTTGGAATATGGTTTCAGGAGCCCTGGAGGATGGACATGCAGCCACTTTGCAAAGTGCTTTGATTCTGGATTACAATAAACATGATTCCagatatgaaacaaaataaacacgcATTCTGCCCCCCTCCCACCGCTGTGGCCtcggggctggggtggggcactGCCATTCCCTCCCACCAGCTACCTTCTTCAAGTGGAGGCTAAGGCCTAGGCTGAAGGGCTGCTGGAGGTGAATCCTTTCAGGAAAAGGCATGAGGGGAGGGGTAACTTGGAGGATGGGCAACACCAGGCTTGCATAAACATGGAAGGCTGTGGAGATTAAGGCCGCAGGCATCCTGTTTTAGGTTGTGTCTGCCAGATCCTCTCTTCCTTGGAGCTGCTCGGGTCCCTGAGAGACTATCCCTGGGATGGGTCAGCAGGGCCAGTTGAGTGATGACCGTCAGACCAGTTTCTTCTGTGGATCTGTGAGGAGAGGACATTCGTTCAGCAAGCCTTCCAGCTTGGGTCTGACAAAACTTCCAAAGCGCACCTCACCCAACCTTCCTATATCCCGTCCCTTCACTGACACTAGACACTTATGGACAGCCATGGGTGTCTCTGCCCCATTTTCAACCTGAGAAGGGAGATAATGTGACAAAACTGGAATTTACTCGGGGCAGCTGCCAGAGCAGTGTCCCATCTATCCCTCCTGGCTCAGATTGCTATCAGTAGTCTGAAGTTTTATAAATCCAAGAACATGCCCACCTATGGTGATTTTGCCACCTACTGGTGATTTTGCACCAGTGCCTACAGTACCTGAACCAGGGGGGCCCATCTTCTCTGTAGCAGCCAGCTGCACACCTCCGTTCTCTGACAGCTCCCCCTTAGTCCTGTCCTCAGTGTGAGGGAGCCCATTGGTGGATGGAGCAGTAAGAGACTCCGCCCTGGGAAGACTGGGGGACGGAGGGACTCCCACTGAGGGTTTGCGGGCCACTGGTGGGGGAGCCTTGGAAGGCTTCTTCTGGGCATGGGGTGGTGGCCGCTGCTCTGAAATGCTCCGAAGTTCAGCCACCAGATTCcgctggaggtcagcctgggcctcGGGGGACACGGGCCTCTCAAGCTGCAGTTTTTTGGTGCCCTTGGAGAAGATAAAGCTGGCCTTGGAGGCAGGGGACTGTGGCGACCGTGGCTCTGCCTCTGGTGCTCCAGTAGGCAGAGCATTTGCAGAGCTCTCACTGGCAGCCAGGCTGGAGGCCTTGAGTCGGACGGCAGCATGGAGCCCAGAGGAGGGAGCAGTCACCGGGCTGGCACGCCCAGACAGGGCTCTTCGCAGAGGCTTCTGAGGGGCCGATGAACCCGGAGAAGGGTTTGGAATCCCTGTGGAAGCACCCACAGAGCGAAGCCGGACCATCTGCAGGAGCGAGGGTGTGACCAGAGGCGTACCAGCATCCTCCCTGGGAGTCCCACTGTTCTTGCCCACTGAGTCCTTCTGTGGGAGCCTGGCCAGAGGTTCCGACCCAGAACTAGCTGGAGGAGGTGGAGCTGGTGGAGCTGGCGGAGGAGTCTGGGACAAGCTAGCAGCTGGGGGGACAGCAGCCTCAGAGTTGCAGGGCTCCAGCGGGTTAAGCTCAGGGCCTGCATTGAAAAAGACCTCCTCAGGAGGGGGGAAGTCAGCCATGGACAGGTCCTGTTCCTCGGgtgcaggtggtggtggtggcggccaGTTGGAATCTGGAAGGATCTCCTCAGCAGCTTCCGGAGGAGGTGGGGCCTCCTCGAGCACCTCTGGCTTCTTAGTAGGTGGTGGGGGTGGATGgtaagatgggggtggggatggtgggggtGACTCGTCTTTGGAGGCAACAGGAGACTCCTGGGCTGGAGTCGAGGTTGCCTGGGGCATGGAAGGAGATGCGGGACTGGTGTCGATGGTGGGCACCGGCCCAGGAGCCACAGCAGGGGTAGCCAGAACAGGAGCAGCTTGGTTCGAGCTCTTGGACTTGGAAGGTGGTGGAGAGAAAGGAGCAGGCACCTTGGGATGAGGAGGTATGACAAACCTGTCACTCAAGGGGGTAGACACTTGTGGGCCAGAGCGGTCTAAAGGAGTAGGGTCTGAAGAAGAGGAACACAGAGATGTAAGGGAAGAGGATACAGAGGCCCCAGGAGATCGAAGGGATGTCACTCGATCTGGTTTGGGGGGCTGAGCCTTGCCTGGGGAAGCAGGGGCAACTGCCAGACCCTTGGGAGGGAGAGTTGGGGTACCGCTCTGGCTCGAGTAGCCACTTGAAGGTGAAAGTGTCCGTTCTGGGGAACGTGGGGGACGCCTGGAGCCACCTGGGGACAAGCCAGAGCCCCAGGTGCCCGCTGAGCTGGGTGGACAAGATACTGCCCCCACCCCTGAAGAGCCACCCGCGGTGGGCGGGCGGGGCAGCTGCGGCTGCTGCTTTCGCTCAGGTTTGGGCGGCAACCCTAAGGGCCCATCAGGCACTGCCGAGCCGCGCTGATGGAGGGAGTAGGTCCGGCGGGGAGGCGGGGGAGGCCGTTTCATCTTCCGCAGGGACACACTCCTGCCAGACAGCTGCCCACTGCTTCGGATGCTGGCCGTGTCTGAGGCCTCAGCAGTGCTACCCCCGCTGGGGGAGCCCCGCCCACTACCGCCGGGAGGAGGCGCCGCCACATTATTGCTAGCTACGGAGCCCTCTGGCTGGCCCTCAGAGCCCCCCTTAGAGGAGAGAGTGGACCCATCAGACACAATGGTCTCGGAGGACTGAGAGTGGCTCCAGTTGTCACTGGACGAGGAAGTGTTGCGGCTGCGGGGCCGTGGACTGGAAGCCGAGGAGAAGCGGCCCAGTGAGCGAACCGAAGCTGGGCTGGCAGAGAGCAGGCTGCATCGGCTCAGAGTGCGCAGGCTGCTGCGGCCCAGGGCCACCACATCCACCGTGGGCGGCAGCACGGCGTGTGGGATCAGCTTCGACAAGTAGGTGGCCTGGGGTGAGATAGACATGGCTGGGCTCAGTGGCTCTGGAGATCCTGCTCCTCCCGTCAGTCCAGGCACTGCGAGAGACATAGGCCTCGTCAGTGGCGGTGGCCGGGCTCCCGTGGATCGGCCGACAAGCGTGTCATCGTGGTAGACACGGTCGATGTGGCGCTGGATGATAGCCTCTGCATCCGTGCCggcctctgtttctgcctccagagccTGCAGGGACACCCGGACCCCCGTCCCTAAGGCCAGGCCAGCTGGGCGACCATCCACCGTGGGGATGCGGACAGCATCCCGGGAACCGGGAGGCTGTGGAGTGCCCGGTGCCTCACGGTTGTTCCGCAGACCTGAATCAGACAAGGAGATGGGGTCAGCAGAGGGGTTTGGCCAGGCTCCTTGGGcgtccaccaccactgcccaccgAGACAAAGGCTTACCGAGCTCCTTCTGCACATGCTGAGGCAGCCCCAGCACCGTGCTCCTCCGCTCCCTCCGTCGCCTTCCTGACTTCCCAGATTTGGGAAATGAGTCATGGGGTCTGAAGGTGGAGCCTAAGGAGTCCAAGGGGAGAAAACCCGTTGGAGCAGAAGGCCTCtgagagacatggctcagtactAATAAAGCACGCAGAAGGGTGCTTTCTCTTAGACTCCTGAAAATCCCCTCACTGATTCAACCATGACCTTTCCATTTAGTGAACGGTCCTTACTACTTAGTGAGCAAATTGTATCATCATGTTAAACAGTTGATACTCATTCCAATGAGGTAAATGTTCTTAATATCCTGACTTTCTTGGAACAAGGGGTTAGACATGCCTTCTGTGTAGGCCCTCTGAGGCAGTCCCTAGCCAAtcctttggcttttgttttgttttgagatagcatcCAATCCAGGTCAGCCTCTAACCTTGcaatttctgatcttcctacctctatttcccaagcgctaggattccaggtgtgtaccaccacactgcTGCATATAGTGCGAGGGACTGGACACAGGCTTTCCTGCTTGTGAGAGCAAGCGTAATACCAACTAAGCTATATTGAAAGTCAATCACTTTAGCTTTTATAGAACATCAGTAGACACTTGAAGAAGTGAAGGGTTTATACTCCTGGTCACGCTGCAGCTAAGTTACCACAAATCAGGGTTCCCAAACCCTTCACGATCTTGCTTTGGGTCAGTGTCCACCATGAACCTCCAAGAGGTCTGGTAAATTCACTGAATCACATAGCCTGGGAttaggaggaaaaggggaagccACAGGTAACTAGGACATAAAGCGATGTGATGGTGCCTGTCACCTCTCCCCGCTGCTGTGAAATCCCAGCAGATGACAACTCACCTCGGCGCTGGATCATCTCCGAGCGGACGGAGAGTGCATCCTCTGCTGTGGAGCTCTCTGTCATGTAAGACTTCTGGCTGCAGAAAGAGATGGTGTCTTCATCCGGGCCCGTCCGGGAGGACTGTTGGGGGGGATAAGAGCAGCTTGGATGAGCTACTCTGCGCTCCCGCTGGATTCCCCCAGCATCAGCCAGCACTGAGCAGGTACCAGATGGAGCAAGCCTGGACTAGCTGTCAGAAGTCATTTCATCTACCTCTTTGACATACAGAAGAAACTAGTCCAGAAAGGCCCAGAGCCATGCATGCCAGAGGCTACGTCAGAAGGGAAGAGCAGGGCGGAGCTGGGACAGGGCTCACCTGGATGCTCTGGGTGTCTCCATGGTCCCAGCCACCCTTGCTCAGCTTCTGTCTTTCTGGAAGACACCAGAAGGGTCTGTTGGCCTAGGCCCCTGACCCAGGAGCTGGGAACAGCACTCCAACAGGGCAGGACTTACCTTGGTGCTGTAAGGAGCGGAGCCCCTCCTGGGCCTGCGTGTGCAGCTCTTCCAGATGAGGAGGTCTCCCGCTAGGGAAGAAAATGTTGTCCTGGTGTTCATCTCCTACAGATCCTGGCCCCTGGCTGGGCCCTGCGCCCTGACGGTTGTCACTCTCAGCCTTAGCAGAGCCTGATGGGACGGAGAAGAAAGTGAGGCCCGGAGGcacgtgggtgctggagactCACAAGCACAGCTACGCAGGCATGCAGAGCGCGTCCCTTTGATGTCTACCTCTGCAATACCGCCTGGACACACACTTATCCCACGTACACACACGAACTACACCGGAGGGTACATATATCTGAGTCATCACATAATGGGACCACACAAGGTCAACACACAGGCCCTTTACATCCACGAGGCATTTACAGGCTTCAgcagtgcatacacacaaacaatacCCAAGTATAAACCGGCAAACGTGGCTCCACCAGCTTCCACAGATCCACCTGACGCCGTGCTGCAGACAACCCAAGTACACTTAAAACTGCACCCACGGGTCACTCAGGGTTCCACACAAACATCCCCGAATACATGCAGAGCCCACAGCAAATCCATTTCTTGTCTCGAGACCTGACGCTTcactttaaaggaaaacaaaccacCTCCTTGAGATAGCCCCTTGGCCTGAGTCCAAGAAGATGTCATGAAAACCCAGAGCTGTCAGTCACAGTCAGATTCCCAGAAAACCCTAAGGGAGGAATAGGCCAGGGACACCTACTTACTCATATGGTTGCTCTCTAGAAGGATCCGCAGGGGCGGGGAGAAGAGGGATCAGGCCCCTCAACTCCCACTGGGAACTCAGCCTCTCTTGGGGGAACAGGCCAGGTATGGCCTCTCCTGGAGGCCCTGGCCTGGCCCCAGGTACCTAGGAGCCAGAGCTCCATTACAGAGGATCCTGTTACAGGCTCTGCCCACAGAGGGGCTGGTCATCTAATCCTGAGGATTGGGGGCTGTGTCAGCACTCTGCAGTCCCAGCCCCTCTTTAAATGAAACCCACAACATAAGCAAAAGCGCTGGGAAGGTCATGTGACCTTGGCAGTCCCATGTAGAGGAGCAGGAACAAAATTAGCCCTTTAAAGGGCCCCACCCCAGGAACTGGGACTCCAACTCGACAcctgccatttctttcttcagtattcctcaggACCAGAGGGCCTGCcccaagaagccacaggaatcccaccaaggcagagagagctaagagGTGCCCCAGGAGGTCTTGGGTGTTCCCCCCTCCATCCATGATTTTACAAGTGGAGAAACAGGCTCAAGTGGAGAATGTTTTCCTACTACAGTCACAGCAAATGGctcagacagccaggactaaactCTGCATTCCCAGAAGGGACCCCTGCCCTCCAAGAGCACAAGAAACTAAAGCTCCTACAGTCAGAACCTAAGTCTAAAAGCCAGGCTCCTGGGCAAAGGAGTGCACCTGGTGTCTACCTTCAAAACTGCCCTCTCCAAACGAGGTCCCCAGGGCACGCTTTCCTGGCCGCTCCTGCAGGTCCTCTCACCGAGGAGATGACTCCGGAGAGGGGTGTCCCCTCTCTAAACTGAGCTCTACTCAGGAATGAGTGGGTATCCCAGCAGGAAAACAATCTGACCCTAGGACAGCAGACTCCAAGGTCAGAGACACCTAGGTCCGCCCTCCAGGATAACAAGCGGCACTCAGACAAAAGCAGGGACAAAGCCGCCGGACAAAAGCGTGGCTGCGGACTCAGACTGCGGCCAGCCTGGGAACCAgcaccaccccccacacacacacctcaccgcTCTTCCTAGCCTTGACCCCCACCAACCTAAGGATCTGGCATAGGGAGCTGTCCCCCTTGGTTACCTccacagccacacccactcaCCCTTCTTAAAGACCTCAAGAAGCGCTGGGAGGTGTCGCCCCAGGAACACTACCATGTCTGCAGCAGATGGCCACCACCTTAACCTCCCCAGAGCACCAGACAACACCTTGGATACAGCGCAGCCCCAAGGGGACTCAGGACACAGGGATGCAAAGCAAGCTCGCTCGAAGTCAGCTGCCTGGCAGAGTTcgggcaggagggggaggggctgctccAGGTTCTCCTCCCACCTTTGCCACAGATCCCGCCCATCCGataaccccacccctaccccacccccaagcaggatacagggaaactgaggcccagagacccgGTGCTATGCTACTGACTGTGACTGAAGGTACCAATGAGAAATCACAATGCTAGCTAGCTGTGGGTCCCTGACTCTGCTCCCAAGTTCTTGTGCAAACATTTGGGTGCCAGAGCTAACGGAAGGGTCCCAGCTGCCAGATGGTAGGTGAAGAGCCACCAGACCAGACTTGGCATGATGCCCATGCCCAACACCCAGCCCTCACGGCTAATTAAGGCGATTTCCCGAGGAAAGAGTTCAGCTCATGGAACAAGCAGGCAGGAACCCAGGGTTGCCTGTGAGGATGACAGGGACAGAGCTGGCCTCAGAACACATAACTGAGGCCGGCTGGCAGGATAGGAGAATCAGAGTGGCCGATACCAACAGTCACCCCACTCACAGATTTCAGccccactctttcttttttttttttttaatatttatttatttatttactaatatgtaagtacactgtagctgtcttcagatactccagaagagggagtcagatctcattatgggtggttgtgagccaccatgtggttgctgggacttgaactcaggacctttggaagagcagttggcgctcttaaccactgagccatctcaccagcccagccccacTCTTTCTAAAGAACTTTCTTCCCAAGTTCTTCCCACCTCAGCAATGTGacatcaggaaggctgagaaacagcagaggcaggggaattcaACAGACCTGTTCTTTCAGCCCAGAACTCTTCCCAGCTAAATACGTGCTCATGCACTGGAGTAAAGAATTAAccaagaggggctggtgagatggctcagtgggtaagagcacccgagtgctcttccaaaggtgcagagttcaaatcccaNcaaccacatggtggctcaaaccatccttaatgagatctgactccctcttctggagtgtctgaagacagctacagtgtactcacatagaataagtaaataaaatNNNNNNNNNNNNNNNNNNNNNNNNNNNNNNNNNNNNNNNNNNNNNNNNNNNNNNNNNNNNNNNNNNNNNNNNNNNNNNNNNNNNNNNNNNNNNNNNNNNNNNNNNNNNNNNNNNNNNNNNNNNNNNNNNNNNNNNNNNNNNNNNNNNNNNNNNNNNNNNNNNNNNNNNNNNNNNNNNNNNNNNNNNNNNNNNNNNNNNNNNNNNNNNNNNNNNNNNNNNNNNNNNNNNNNNNNNNNNNNNNNNNNNNNNNNNNNNNNNNNNNNNNNNNNNNNNNNNNNNNNNNNNNNNNNNNNNNNNNNNNNNNNNNNNNNNNNNNNNNNNNNNNNNNNNNNNNNNNNNNNNNNNNNNNNNNNNNNNNNNNNNNNNNNNNNNNNNNNNNNNNNNNNNNNNNNNNNNNNNNNNNNNNNNNNNNNNNNNNNNNNNNNNNNNNNNNNNNNNNNNNNNNNNNNNNNNNNNNNNNNNNNNNNNNNNNNNNNNNNNNNNNNNNNNNNNNNNNNNNNNNNNNNNNNNNNNNNNNNNNNNNNNNNNNNNNNNNNNNNNNNNNNNNNNNNNNNNNNNNNNNNNNNNNNNNNNNNNNNNNNNNNNNNNNNNNNNNNNNNNNNNNNNNNNNNNNNNNNNNNNNNNNNNNNNNNNNNNNNNNNNNNNNNNNNNNNNNNNNNNNNNNNNNNNNNNNNNNNNNNNNNNNNNNNNNNNNNNNNNNNNNNNNNNNNNNNNNNNNNNNNNNNNNNNNNNNNNNNNNNNNNNNNNNNNNNNNNNNNNNNNNNNNNNNNNNNNNNNNNNNNNNNNNNNNNNNNNNNNNNNNNNNNNNNNNNNNNcttctggagtgtctgaagacagctacagtgtacttacatataataaataaataaataaataaataaataaataaataaataaataaataaataagcaaaacaaaacaaaaacaaaaacaaccacaacaaaagacTCTGAGGAGGTGACTAGCTGGCTGAGCACTTCAGAgcttcagagcactggctgttcttgcagagggcacaggttccgttcccagcacccacccggtgactcacagccctctgtaactctagttcctgaaTCCTGAATCACAAGGCTCTAGTCAGGCAGGAGCTGCCTAACTCAAAGAAAGGGCTTTCGGTAAAGTTGTGAGCTTCCCCACCATGGGAGCTGATAAACAGTAAACTGTGGGGAGGGCAGGCGCCAGGGCAGGCCACCCCTGGACCTTACCCTCGGAAGTCAGTGATGGTTTCAGCTGGGCAGGGACCAGGGAAGTCCACAGTTGCTGAGATTAACGGTCTGTGACTTGTGTGGAGATGCACCCCTCCATCACTGCACCCCTCCCTGGAGAGCCAAGAACTCGGCAGCTCTAAAGTTGCAAGACCTCTTGGCATCTCCTTCTCCATTAGTCTCTCAAGAGACTGCTTGCTCACTGCTCAAGCACCAACTAGAACCTTACTCTAGAAAACAGACATTTAGCCAGGCAGACGGACctttgtgagttcgagaccaggtctacagagtgaggtccaggacagcctgggctgcccagtgaaaccctgtctcgaaaaaccaaacaaatatccGTGGGGCAAGATCTGCAGCAATGAAGCCACAGTGTCTGCACAGCTCTCTCAGAGGCAGGCACTCCTGactgtttgctttttaaacaaataaagtaGGCCTGGCTGACCTGAGATATATATTAGCTGAAGCTGGCGccaaacttgtggcaatcctgcATCAGCcacttgagtgctaggattacaggtatatgccatCACACCTAGCAGAAatagacattttcttccttttttttttttttgttttgttttgttttgtttttgttttgtttttctgtgtagccctggctatcctggaactccctttgtagaccagggtggcctcaaactagGAGAGTcaccagaatgctgggattaaagtgtgtgctaCTATCACCCacctttttattgtttattattattattattattattattattattattattattatatttagacAAGGTCTTTGTAACCCAGACTCACCTCAAACATGCTAGCTAgacaaggatgactttgaatttatcttttaattccgttattttgtgtgtgtgtggatggatgggcGGGTGGGTGCACACACCACTGCACATATGTGGCGGTCAGAAGACAACCAtcgggagttggttctctccttccaccgcgTGTATTCCAGGGACCCAACACAGGTAGCTGTGTGACAGCAGCACTCTGCCCACTACCTGACCGGACCCTGACCTGACCCTGAACTTCTCCTTCTCCTACCTGcacctc
Above is a window of Mus pahari chromosome 6, PAHARI_EIJ_v1.1, whole genome shotgun sequence DNA encoding:
- the Kiaa1522 gene encoding uncharacterized protein KIAA1522 homolog isoform X1; this translates as MTESSTAEDALSVRSEMIQRRGSTFRPHDSFPKSGKSGRRRRERRSTVLGLPQHVQKELGLRNNREAPGTPQPPGSRDAVRIPTVDGRPAGLALGTGVRVSLQALEAETEAGTDAEAIIQRHIDRVYHDDTLVGRSTGARPPPLTRPMSLAVPGLTGGAGSPEPLSPAMSISPQATYLSKLIPHAVLPPTVDVVALGRSSLRTLSRCSLLSASPASVRSLGRFSSASSPRPRSRNTSSSSDNWSHSQSSETIVSDGSTLSSKGGSEGQPEGSVASNNVAAPPPGGSGRGSPSGGSTAEASDTASIRSSGQLSGRSVSLRKMKRPPPPPRRTYSLHQRGSAVPDGPLGLPPKPERKQQPQLPRPPTAGGSSGVGAVSCPPSSAGTWGSGLSPGGSRRPPRSPERTLSPSSGYSSQSGTPTLPPKGLAVAPASPGKAQPPKPDRVTSLRSPGASVSSSLTSLCSSSSDPTPLDRSGPQVSTPLSDRFVIPPHPKVPAPFSPPPSKSKSSNQAAPVLATPAVAPGPVPTIDTSPASPSMPQATSTPAQESPVASKDESPPPSPPPSYHPPPPPTKKPEVLEEAPPPPEAAEEILPDSNWPPPPPPAPEEQDLSMADFPPPEEVFFNAGPELNPLEPCNSEAAVPPAASLSQTPPPAPPAPPPPASSGSEPLARLPQKDSVGKNSGTPREDAGTPLVTPSLLQMVRLRSVGASTGIPNPSPGSSAPQKPLRRALSGRASPVTAPSSGLHAAVRLKASSLAASESSANALPTGAPEAEPRSPQSPASKASFIFSKGTKKLQLERPVSPEAQADLQRNLVAELRSISEQRPPPHAQKKPSKAPPPVARKPSVGVPPSPSLPRAESLTAPSTNGLPHTEDRTKGELSENGGVQLAATEKMGPPGSDPQKKLV
- the Kiaa1522 gene encoding uncharacterized protein KIAA1522 homolog isoform X3 codes for the protein MGNSHHKRKAPSGPRTRSFWRFGRSAKRPAGSAKAESDNRQGAGPSQGPGSVGDEHQDNIFFPSGRPPHLEELHTQAQEGLRSLQHQERQKLSKGGWDHGDTQSIQSSRTGPDEDTISFCSQKSYMTESSTAEDALSVRSEMIQRRGSTFRPHDSFPKSGKSGRRRRERRSTVLGLPQHVQKELGLRNNREAPGTPQPPGSRDAVRIPTVDGRPAGLALGTGVRVSLQALEAETEAGTDAEAIIQRHIDRVYHDDTLVGRSTGARPPPLTRPMSLAVPGLTGGAGSPEPLSPAMSISPQATYLSKLIPHAVLPPTVDVVALGRSSLRTLSRCSLLSASPASVRSLGRFSSASSPRPRSRNTSSSSDNWSHSQSSETIVSDGSTLSSKGGSEGQPEGSVASNNVAAPPPGGSGRGSPSGGSTAEASDTASIRSSGQLSGRSVSLRKMKRPPPPPRRTYSLHQRGSAVPDGPLGLPPKPERKQQPQLPRPPTAGGSSGVGAVSCPPSSAGTWGSGLSPGGSRRPPRSPERTLSPSSGYSSQSGTPTLPPKGLAVAPASPGKAQPPKPDRVTSLRSPGASVSSSLTSLCSSSSDPTPLDRSGPQVSTPLSDRFVIPPHPKVPAPFSPPPSKSKSSNQAAPVLATPAVAPGPVPTIDTSPASPSMPQATSTPAQESPVASKDESPPPSPPPSYHPPPPPTKKPEVLEEAPPPPEAAEEILPDSNWPPPPPPAPEEQDLSMADFPPPEEVFFNAGPELNPLEPCNSEAAVPPAASLSQTPPPAPPAPPPPASSGSEPLARLPQKDSVGKNSGTPREDAGTPLVTPSLLQMVRLRSVGASTGIPNPSPGSSAPQKPLRRALSGRASPVTAPSSGLHAAVRLKASSLAASESSANALPTGAPEAEPRSPQSPASKASFIFSKGTKKLQLERPVSPEAQADLQRNLVAELRSISEQRPPPHAQKKPSKAPPPVARKPSVGVPPSPSLPRAESLTAPSTNGLPHTEDRTKGELSENGGVQLAATEKMGPPGSDPQKKLV
- the Kiaa1522 gene encoding uncharacterized protein KIAA1522 homolog isoform X2 encodes the protein MVVFLGRHLPALLEVFKKGSAKAESDNRQGAGPSQGPGSVGDEHQDNIFFPSGRPPHLEELHTQAQEGLRSLQHQERQKLSKGGWDHGDTQSIQSSRTGPDEDTISFCSQKSYMTESSTAEDALSVRSEMIQRRGSTFRPHDSFPKSGKSGRRRRERRSTVLGLPQHVQKELGLRNNREAPGTPQPPGSRDAVRIPTVDGRPAGLALGTGVRVSLQALEAETEAGTDAEAIIQRHIDRVYHDDTLVGRSTGARPPPLTRPMSLAVPGLTGGAGSPEPLSPAMSISPQATYLSKLIPHAVLPPTVDVVALGRSSLRTLSRCSLLSASPASVRSLGRFSSASSPRPRSRNTSSSSDNWSHSQSSETIVSDGSTLSSKGGSEGQPEGSVASNNVAAPPPGGSGRGSPSGGSTAEASDTASIRSSGQLSGRSVSLRKMKRPPPPPRRTYSLHQRGSAVPDGPLGLPPKPERKQQPQLPRPPTAGGSSGVGAVSCPPSSAGTWGSGLSPGGSRRPPRSPERTLSPSSGYSSQSGTPTLPPKGLAVAPASPGKAQPPKPDRVTSLRSPGASVSSSLTSLCSSSSDPTPLDRSGPQVSTPLSDRFVIPPHPKVPAPFSPPPSKSKSSNQAAPVLATPAVAPGPVPTIDTSPASPSMPQATSTPAQESPVASKDESPPPSPPPSYHPPPPPTKKPEVLEEAPPPPEAAEEILPDSNWPPPPPPAPEEQDLSMADFPPPEEVFFNAGPELNPLEPCNSEAAVPPAASLSQTPPPAPPAPPPPASSGSEPLARLPQKDSVGKNSGTPREDAGTPLVTPSLLQMVRLRSVGASTGIPNPSPGSSAPQKPLRRALSGRASPVTAPSSGLHAAVRLKASSLAASESSANALPTGAPEAEPRSPQSPASKASFIFSKGTKKLQLERPVSPEAQADLQRNLVAELRSISEQRPPPHAQKKPSKAPPPVARKPSVGVPPSPSLPRAESLTAPSTNGLPHTEDRTKGELSENGGVQLAATEKMGPPGSDPQKKLV